Proteins from one Mesorhizobium sp. M9A.F.Ca.ET.002.03.1.2 genomic window:
- a CDS encoding vitamin B12-dependent ribonucleotide reductase, producing the protein MRIERRFTKQGQSAYAEIEFRKALSEIKNPDGSVVFRLDNIDVPAQFSQVAADILAQKYFRKAGVPARLKKVEENDVPSFLWRSVADEAELAKLPEAERYGSETDARQVFDRLAGTWTYWGWKGGYFKSEEDARAFRDELAYMLATQRVAPNSPQWFNTGLHWAYGIDGPSQGHFYVDPFTGKLTKSKSSYEHPQPHACFIQGVQDDLVNEGGIMDLWVREARLFKYGSGTGSNFSFLRGEGEKLSGGGRSSGLMSFLKIGDRAAGAIKSGGTTRRAAKMVIVDADHPDIEEFIDWKVNEEQKVASLVTGSKIVKKHLEAIMKACINCEGQDDDCFDPAINTALKREIKAAKKDGVPENYIYRVIQFAKQGYTSMSFKTYDTDWDSDAYLTVSGQNSNNSVSLKDDFLRAVEQDADWHLTARKDGKVLKTLKARDLWEKIGYAAWASADPGLHFNTTMNDWHTCASAGAIRASNPCSEYMFLDDTACNLASINLLPYRNADGTIDISAYEHTVRLWTMVLEISVMMAQFPSKEIAKLSYEYRTLGLGYANIGGLLMTSGIPYDSDEGRAICAALTAIMTGTAYATSAEMAAELGAFPDYDRNAQNMLRVMRNHRRAAYGDRDGYEKLAVNPVPLVASDLKQPELAAHARAAWDRAIELGEEHGYRNAQATVIAPTGTIGLVMDCDTTGIEPDFALVKFKKLAGGGYFKIINRAVPEALRTLGYSEAQIAEIEAYAVGHGNLNQAPGINPGSLKAKGFTDDKITALNAALKSAFDIKFVFNQWTLGADWVKETFGFTDEQLNDFSFEMLPALGFAKKDIEAANIHVCGAMTLEGAPFLKAEHLPVFDCASPCGKIGKRSLSINSHIMMMAAAQPFISGAISKTINMPNDATVEDAKGAYMLSWKLALKANALYRDGSKLSQPLNASLLADVEDDEDEAIEQLIAAPAAARAAQITERIVERIIERVSREQEKLPSRRKGYTQKAKIGGNTIFLRTGEYDDGRLGEIFIDMNKEGATLRGLLNNFAIAISLGLQYGVPLDEYVHAFTFTKFEPAGMVQGNDAIKSATSILDYVFRELAISYLGRNDLAHVDQSDFSNTALGRGISEGKTDAVSKGLTRGASPVKLVSRVSGNDPKGFAGSGSPGARSAPTAFSGSNVLALKPASDEATAYKRDYEERAKELIEDIAFEEAAGAASEAADATAALFTDTAANEAAEAKKLAADRRAKSLLQGYTGNACSECQNFTMVRNGTCEKCDTCGATSGCS; encoded by the coding sequence ATGCGCATCGAGCGTCGTTTCACCAAGCAAGGGCAATCAGCTTATGCGGAGATCGAATTCCGCAAGGCGCTTTCCGAGATCAAGAATCCGGATGGCTCGGTGGTGTTCCGCCTGGACAATATCGATGTGCCGGCGCAGTTCAGCCAGGTTGCCGCTGACATTCTGGCGCAGAAATATTTCCGCAAGGCCGGCGTTCCGGCACGACTGAAGAAGGTCGAAGAGAATGACGTCCCCTCCTTCCTGTGGCGCTCCGTTGCCGATGAGGCGGAACTGGCAAAACTGCCAGAGGCCGAGCGCTACGGCTCCGAGACCGACGCCCGCCAGGTCTTCGACCGTCTCGCCGGCACCTGGACCTATTGGGGCTGGAAGGGCGGCTACTTCAAGTCGGAGGAAGACGCGCGCGCCTTCCGCGACGAGCTCGCCTATATGCTGGCCACCCAGCGCGTCGCGCCGAACTCGCCGCAATGGTTCAACACCGGCCTGCACTGGGCCTATGGCATTGACGGTCCGAGCCAGGGCCATTTCTATGTCGACCCGTTCACCGGCAAGCTGACCAAGTCGAAATCTTCCTACGAGCATCCGCAGCCGCATGCCTGCTTCATCCAGGGCGTGCAGGACGATCTCGTCAACGAAGGCGGCATCATGGACCTGTGGGTGCGTGAAGCGCGGCTGTTCAAATACGGCTCCGGCACCGGCTCCAACTTCTCGTTCCTGCGGGGCGAAGGTGAAAAACTGTCCGGCGGCGGCCGCTCGTCCGGCCTGATGAGCTTCCTCAAGATCGGCGACCGCGCGGCGGGCGCCATCAAGTCGGGCGGCACGACGCGCCGCGCCGCGAAGATGGTCATCGTCGACGCCGACCATCCCGATATCGAGGAGTTCATCGACTGGAAGGTCAATGAGGAGCAGAAGGTCGCCTCGCTGGTCACCGGCTCCAAGATCGTGAAGAAGCATCTCGAAGCGATCATGAAGGCCTGCATCAACTGCGAAGGCCAGGACGACGATTGCTTCGACCCGGCGATCAACACGGCGCTGAAGCGCGAGATCAAGGCGGCCAAGAAGGACGGGGTGCCGGAGAACTACATCTACCGCGTCATCCAGTTCGCCAAGCAGGGCTACACCTCGATGTCGTTCAAGACCTACGACACCGACTGGGATTCGGATGCCTACCTCACCGTTTCGGGCCAGAACTCCAACAATTCGGTGTCGCTGAAGGACGATTTCCTGCGCGCCGTCGAGCAGGACGCCGACTGGCACCTCACCGCCCGCAAGGACGGCAAGGTGCTGAAGACGCTGAAGGCCAGGGATCTGTGGGAAAAGATCGGCTATGCCGCCTGGGCCTCGGCCGATCCGGGCCTGCATTTCAACACGACGATGAACGACTGGCACACCTGCGCCTCGGCCGGTGCGATCCGGGCGTCCAACCCGTGCTCGGAATACATGTTCCTCGACGACACGGCCTGCAACCTGGCCTCGATCAATCTGCTCCCCTACCGCAACGCGGACGGCACCATCGATATATCAGCCTACGAGCACACGGTTCGGCTGTGGACCATGGTGCTGGAAATCTCCGTCATGATGGCGCAGTTCCCGTCGAAGGAGATCGCCAAGCTCTCCTACGAATACCGCACGCTCGGCCTCGGCTACGCCAATATCGGCGGCCTGCTGATGACCTCGGGCATTCCCTATGATTCCGACGAGGGCCGCGCCATCTGCGCAGCACTCACCGCGATCATGACCGGCACCGCCTATGCCACCTCGGCCGAAATGGCCGCCGAGCTCGGCGCCTTCCCCGACTACGACCGCAACGCGCAGAACATGCTGCGCGTCATGCGCAACCATCGCCGTGCTGCCTATGGCGACAGGGACGGCTACGAGAAGCTCGCCGTCAACCCGGTGCCGCTGGTCGCCTCCGACCTGAAGCAGCCGGAGCTTGCCGCCCATGCCAGGGCTGCCTGGGACCGCGCCATCGAGCTCGGCGAGGAGCATGGCTACCGCAATGCGCAGGCGACGGTGATCGCGCCGACCGGCACGATCGGCCTGGTCATGGATTGCGACACCACCGGCATCGAGCCCGACTTCGCGCTGGTGAAGTTCAAGAAGCTGGCCGGCGGCGGCTATTTCAAGATCATCAACCGCGCCGTGCCGGAAGCGCTGCGCACGCTGGGCTATTCGGAGGCGCAGATCGCCGAGATCGAGGCCTATGCGGTCGGCCATGGCAACCTCAACCAGGCGCCGGGCATCAATCCCGGCTCGCTCAAGGCGAAGGGTTTTACGGACGACAAGATCACGGCGCTGAACGCAGCCTTGAAATCGGCCTTCGACATCAAGTTCGTCTTCAACCAGTGGACGCTGGGCGCGGACTGGGTGAAGGAGACGTTCGGCTTCACCGACGAGCAGCTCAACGATTTCTCCTTCGAGATGCTGCCGGCGCTGGGCTTCGCGAAAAAGGACATCGAGGCCGCCAACATCCATGTCTGCGGGGCGATGACGCTGGAAGGCGCGCCGTTCCTGAAGGCCGAACACCTGCCCGTGTTCGACTGCGCCAGCCCGTGCGGCAAGATCGGCAAGCGCTCGCTGTCGATCAACAGCCACATCATGATGATGGCGGCGGCGCAGCCCTTCATCTCCGGCGCCATTTCCAAGACCATCAACATGCCGAACGACGCGACGGTGGAAGACGCCAAGGGCGCCTACATGCTGTCGTGGAAGCTGGCGCTGAAGGCCAACGCGCTCTATCGCGACGGCTCGAAGCTGTCCCAGCCGCTCAACGCCTCGCTGCTTGCCGACGTCGAGGACGACGAGGACGAGGCGATCGAGCAGCTGATCGCGGCACCGGCGGCGGCACGCGCGGCACAGATCACCGAGCGGATCGTCGAGCGCATCATCGAGCGGGTGTCGCGCGAGCAGGAGAAGCTGCCGTCTCGCCGCAAGGGCTACACGCAGAAGGCCAAGATCGGCGGCAACACCATCTTCCTGCGCACAGGCGAATATGACGATGGCCGTCTCGGCGAGATCTTCATCGACATGAACAAGGAGGGCGCGACGTTGCGCGGCCTTCTCAACAATTTCGCCATCGCCATCTCGCTCGGCCTGCAATATGGCGTGCCGCTCGACGAATATGTGCACGCTTTCACCTTCACCAAATTCGAGCCGGCCGGCATGGTGCAGGGCAACGACGCCATCAAGAGCGCGACGTCGATCCTCGACTACGTGTTCCGCGAGCTCGCCATCTCCTATCTCGGTCGCAACGACCTCGCCCATGTCGACCAGTCGGACTTTTCCAACACCGCGCTTGGCCGCGGCATCAGCGAAGGCAAGACCGACGCCGTTTCCAAGGGCCTGACCCGCGGCGCCTCGCCGGTGAAGCTGGTGTCGAGGGTGAGCGGCAACGATCCGAAGGGTTTTGCCGGTTCGGGCTCGCCCGGTGCCCGCTCCGCGCCGACGGCGTTCTCCGGCTCCAACGTGCTGGCGCTGAAGCCGGCCAGCGACGAAGCCACCGCCTACAAGCGCGACTACGAGGAGCGGGCAAAGGAACTGATCGAGGACATCGCCTTCGAGGAGGCGGCGGGTGCAGCTTCCGAGGCCGCGGACGCCACGGCGGCACTGTTCACCGACACTGCTGCGAACGAAGCGGCCGAGGCGAAGAAGCTGGCCGCCGACCGCCGCGCCAAATCGCTGCTCCAGGGCTACACCGGCAATGCCTGCTCCGAGTGCCAGAATTTCACCATGGTGCGTAACGGGACTTGTGAGAAGTGCGATACGTGTGGGGCTACGAGCGGGTGTAGTTGA
- a CDS encoding NUDIX hydrolase, which translates to MLTRPATHNHLAERVQRLFGTAPCRLQVAALPWRDTGQGVEIMLITSRDTGRWVLPKGWPEAKEPLCEAAAREAAEEAGLRGTISHVEAGRYFYAKALSSGEEVPCEVLVFPLQVDKIADRWKEKRARTRKWVSSTEAVRMVNEPDLCQIIAYFCADPHQFS; encoded by the coding sequence ATGTTGACGAGGCCAGCAACGCACAACCATCTGGCCGAAAGGGTCCAGCGGCTCTTCGGCACGGCGCCGTGCCGCCTGCAGGTTGCCGCCCTGCCCTGGCGCGATACCGGGCAGGGCGTCGAGATCATGCTGATCACCAGCCGCGATACCGGCCGCTGGGTGCTGCCCAAGGGCTGGCCTGAGGCCAAGGAGCCGCTTTGCGAAGCGGCGGCACGCGAGGCGGCCGAGGAAGCCGGACTGCGCGGCACGATCTCCCACGTTGAAGCCGGCCGCTACTTCTATGCCAAGGCATTGTCCTCTGGCGAGGAAGTGCCTTGCGAAGTGCTGGTGTTTCCGCTGCAGGTCGACAAGATCGCCGACCGGTGGAAGGAAAAACGGGCGCGTACCCGCAAATGGGTCAGTTCCACCGAAGCCGTGCGCATGGTCAACGAGCCGGACCTTTGCCAGATCATCGCCTATTTCTGTGCCGACCCGCACCAGTTCTCCTGA
- the gpt gene encoding xanthine phosphoribosyltransferase, protein MSLPEKAFPVSWDQFHRDARALAWRLAGASQGQWKAIVCITRGGLVPAAIISRELGIRVIETVCVASYHDYTSQGQLQVLKEITPALLADDGAGVLIIDDLTDTGKTAGIVRAMMPKAHFATVYAKPKGRPLVDTFVTEVSQDTWIYFPWDMGFTYQKPIADDHIG, encoded by the coding sequence ATGTCCCTTCCCGAAAAGGCCTTTCCTGTCTCCTGGGATCAGTTCCACCGCGATGCGCGTGCGCTCGCCTGGCGGCTTGCCGGCGCCAGCCAGGGTCAATGGAAAGCGATCGTCTGCATCACGCGCGGCGGCCTGGTTCCGGCCGCCATCATCTCGCGTGAACTCGGCATCCGGGTCATCGAGACGGTCTGCGTCGCCTCCTATCACGACTACACCAGCCAAGGGCAGTTGCAGGTGCTGAAGGAGATCACGCCGGCACTGCTTGCCGACGACGGCGCCGGCGTGCTGATCATCGACGACCTCACCGACACCGGCAAGACGGCGGGCATCGTGCGCGCCATGATGCCCAAGGCGCATTTCGCTACCGTTTACGCCAAGCCGAAAGGCAGGCCGCTGGTCGACACCTTCGTCACCGAGGTCAGCCAGGACACCTGGATCTATTTTCCGTGGGATATGGGCTTCACCTACCAGAAGCCGATCGCCGACGACCACATCGGCTGA
- a CDS encoding universal stress protein — protein sequence MRFKTIVAILQNEEDAERVLECAIPLADRFQSHLIGIHAEALPVPYTSATGFPDTEFLQVSADMNKERAEKLQAVFFRHVEDSGLSFEWRSLESFSGDSALTGISTVRTADLIIAAQREQGGDPSADVDTLVYDAGRPVLVVPHSGPLVTSFKHVLLAWNGSKEAARAAFDALPFIIEAEKTDVVVIDPPDTLDEAPEAAGAEIAAALSRHGATVSVSVLQSGGLSVDDVIQTRVAETGADLLVLGAYSHSWLRQLLFGGVTRTVLRTVPVAAFLSR from the coding sequence ATGCGATTCAAGACCATTGTCGCCATACTGCAGAACGAAGAGGACGCGGAGCGCGTGCTTGAATGCGCGATTCCGCTTGCCGACAGGTTCCAGAGCCATCTCATCGGCATTCATGCCGAAGCGCTTCCCGTCCCCTACACTTCGGCCACCGGCTTTCCGGACACCGAGTTCCTGCAGGTTTCGGCCGACATGAACAAGGAGCGTGCCGAAAAATTGCAGGCGGTTTTCTTCAGGCATGTCGAGGATTCCGGCCTGTCCTTCGAATGGCGCAGCCTCGAGAGCTTTTCCGGCGACAGCGCGCTGACCGGCATCTCGACCGTTCGCACCGCGGACCTGATCATCGCCGCGCAGCGCGAACAGGGCGGCGATCCGAGCGCCGACGTCGACACGCTGGTCTACGATGCCGGCCGCCCGGTGCTGGTCGTGCCGCATTCGGGCCCGCTCGTCACCAGCTTCAAGCATGTGCTGCTCGCCTGGAACGGCAGCAAGGAGGCCGCGCGCGCCGCCTTCGACGCCCTGCCCTTCATCATCGAGGCCGAGAAGACGGATGTCGTCGTCATCGACCCGCCGGATACGCTGGACGAGGCGCCTGAGGCGGCCGGCGCCGAAATCGCAGCCGCCCTGTCCAGGCATGGCGCCACGGTCAGCGTCTCGGTGCTGCAATCGGGCGGCCTCTCGGTCGACGACGTGATCCAGACCAGGGTCGCCGAAACCGGCGCCGACCTGCTCGTGCTCGGCGCCTACAGCCATTCCTGGCTGCGCCAGCTTCTGTTCGGCGGGGTGACACGCACGGTGCTGCGCACCGTGCCGGTAGCGGCTTTCCTGTCGCGGTAA
- a CDS encoding competence/damage-inducible protein A: protein MPEIVTAAMLVIGDEILSGRTKDKNIGHLADIMTAIGIDLKEVRIVPDEEDEIVAAVNAVRARYTYVFTTGGIGPTHDDITADAIAKAFGVLCEYDAKAYAMLEASYAARGIEYTEARKRMARMPRGADHIDNPVSIAPGFRIGNVHVMAGVPSIFQAMLDNVVPTLKAGTRMLSATVHCPFGEGLVGGPLGDIQKAHPDTIIGSYPKYGDGKFWTELVVRARSQEALDAAHADVEAMVAGLASAAS, encoded by the coding sequence ATGCCCGAAATCGTCACCGCCGCCATGCTCGTCATCGGCGACGAGATTCTGTCCGGCCGCACCAAGGACAAGAACATCGGCCACCTCGCCGACATCATGACGGCGATCGGCATCGACCTGAAGGAGGTGCGCATCGTGCCCGACGAGGAAGACGAGATCGTCGCCGCAGTGAATGCCGTGCGTGCCCGATACACCTATGTCTTCACGACCGGCGGCATCGGCCCCACGCATGACGACATCACCGCGGATGCGATCGCCAAGGCCTTCGGCGTGCTGTGCGAATACGACGCCAAGGCCTATGCCATGCTGGAAGCGAGCTACGCCGCGCGCGGCATCGAATACACCGAGGCGCGCAAGCGCATGGCGCGGATGCCGCGCGGTGCCGATCATATCGACAATCCGGTGTCCATCGCGCCGGGCTTCCGTATCGGCAACGTCCATGTCATGGCCGGCGTGCCGTCGATTTTCCAGGCCATGCTCGACAATGTGGTGCCGACGCTGAAAGCCGGCACCAGAATGCTGTCGGCCACGGTGCACTGTCCGTTCGGCGAAGGTCTGGTCGGCGGACCGCTGGGCGACATCCAGAAGGCGCATCCGGATACGATCATCGGGTCCTACCCGAAATATGGCGACGGCAAGTTCTGGACGGAGCTGGTCGTCCGCGCCCGCAGCCAGGAAGCGCTGGATGCCGCCCACGCCGATGTCGAGGCGATGGTCGCTGGGCTCGCCAGCGCGGCCAGTTGA
- a CDS encoding carbohydrate ABC transporter permease, translating to MATIKKTKRPDLDEGGMGYLQSLPRRVVTVYLPLLVFLIVLLFPFYWMTITAVKPNLEMTDYAHFNPFWVVHPTLEHIRYLLFDTSYPGWLLNTIIISTAATFLSLLAAVFAAYAIERLRFSGARHVGLAIFLAYLVPPSILFIPLSVMVFNLGLYDTSFALILTYPTFLVPFCTWLLMGYFRSIPFELEECALIDGASRWQILTKIVLPLSVPGLISAGIFAFTLSWNEFIYALTFIQSSENKTVPVGVLTELVRSDVYEWGALMAGALIGSLPVVVLYSFFVEHYVSSMTGAVKE from the coding sequence ATGGCCACGATCAAAAAAACGAAACGTCCGGACCTCGACGAAGGCGGCATGGGCTACCTTCAGAGCCTGCCGCGGCGCGTGGTGACGGTCTATCTGCCGTTACTGGTGTTCCTGATCGTGCTGTTGTTCCCGTTCTACTGGATGACGATCACGGCGGTTAAGCCCAATCTCGAGATGACCGACTACGCCCATTTCAATCCGTTCTGGGTCGTGCATCCGACCCTGGAGCACATCCGCTATCTCCTCTTCGACACGTCCTATCCGGGCTGGCTGCTCAACACGATCATCATCTCGACTGCCGCGACATTCCTGTCGCTGCTGGCCGCGGTGTTCGCGGCCTATGCGATCGAACGGCTCCGGTTTTCCGGGGCGCGGCACGTCGGCCTGGCGATCTTCCTCGCCTATCTCGTGCCGCCCTCGATCCTTTTCATCCCGCTGTCGGTGATGGTCTTCAACCTTGGGCTCTACGACACGTCCTTCGCGCTGATCCTTACCTACCCGACCTTCCTGGTGCCCTTCTGCACGTGGCTGTTGATGGGTTACTTCCGCTCCATCCCGTTCGAACTGGAAGAATGCGCGCTTATCGACGGGGCGAGCCGGTGGCAGATCCTCACCAAGATCGTGCTGCCGCTGTCGGTGCCCGGCCTTATTTCCGCGGGCATATTCGCGTTCACCCTGTCGTGGAACGAATTCATCTATGCCCTGACATTCATCCAGTCGTCCGAAAACAAGACCGTACCGGTCGGGGTGCTCACGGAGCTTGTCCGCTCCGACGTCTATGAGTGGGGGGCGCTGATGGCTGGGGCACTGATCGGCTCGCTTCCGGTGGTCGTACTTTATTCGTTCTTCGTCGAGCACTACGTGTCCTCGATGACCGGCGCGGTGAAGGAATAG
- a CDS encoding sugar ABC transporter permease, whose protein sequence is MAVQTAAVQPRPSILSRGLSALSESRNALGFGFMLPAAALLLVFLTYPLGLGVWLGFTDTRIGRPGIFIGIENYQYLWEDAVFWLSVFNTLLYTISASILKFALGLWLALILNQNLPFKSFFRAIILLPFVVPTVLSAIAFWWIYDSQFSILSWALMEMGLIDHRINFLGDPTNARASVIAANVWRGIPFVAITLLAGLQTIPQSLYEAATLDGASRWQLFRHVTLPLLTPIIAITMTFSVLFTFTDFQLIYVLTRGGPVNATHLMATLSFQRGISGGQLGEGAAIAVAMIPFLLAAILFSYFGLQRRKWQRGGGD, encoded by the coding sequence ATGGCCGTGCAGACCGCCGCCGTTCAGCCGCGTCCGTCGATTCTGTCGCGGGGCCTGTCGGCCTTGTCCGAAAGCCGGAACGCACTTGGCTTCGGCTTCATGCTGCCGGCGGCGGCGCTGCTGCTGGTCTTCCTGACCTATCCGCTCGGGCTCGGCGTCTGGCTCGGCTTCACGGATACCCGCATCGGCCGCCCCGGTATCTTCATAGGCATCGAGAACTATCAATATCTGTGGGAAGACGCCGTCTTCTGGCTCTCCGTCTTCAACACACTGCTCTACACGATAAGCGCCTCGATCCTGAAGTTCGCGCTCGGCCTATGGCTGGCGCTTATTCTCAATCAGAACCTTCCGTTCAAATCGTTCTTCCGCGCGATCATCCTGCTGCCGTTTGTGGTGCCGACGGTGCTGTCGGCCATCGCCTTCTGGTGGATCTACGATTCGCAGTTCTCCATTCTGTCCTGGGCGCTTATGGAAATGGGCCTGATCGACCATCGCATCAACTTCCTCGGTGACCCAACAAACGCGCGCGCTTCGGTCATCGCGGCCAATGTCTGGCGCGGCATTCCGTTCGTGGCCATCACGCTGCTTGCCGGCCTGCAGACGATTCCCCAGTCGCTTTACGAGGCCGCCACGCTCGACGGCGCCAGCCGCTGGCAATTGTTCCGCCATGTGACGCTGCCGCTGCTGACGCCGATCATCGCCATCACAATGACGTTTTCCGTGCTGTTCACCTTCACCGATTTCCAGCTGATCTATGTGCTGACCCGCGGCGGGCCGGTGAATGCCACCCATCTGATGGCGACATTGTCGTTTCAGCGCGGCATTTCCGGAGGCCAGCTCGGCGAGGGCGCAGCGATCGCGGTCGCCATGATCCCGTTCCTGCTTGCGGCGATCCTGTTCAGCTATTTCGGGTTGCAACGCCGCAAATGGCAGCGAGGCGGCGGAGACTGA
- a CDS encoding ABC transporter substrate-binding protein — MKFTRRDVIRTTAGAAAGVLGSRFASSPAFAQEGLQYKPEDGAKLRLLRWSPFVQGDEDQWLANTKRFTEATGVEVRVDKESWEDIRPKAAVAANVGSGPDLMLVWFDDPHQYPDKLHDVTELGEYLGTKYGGWHDGPKQYATREGKFLGLPLATIGNAIVYRESWVKEAGFSEFPKDTAGLLELCKALQAKGHPAGFTHGHGVGDGNNYAHWLLWSHGGQMVDESGKVTINSPETLKSIEYAQELYKTFIPGTESWLDVNNNRAFLAGELSVIANGISAYNTAKINKDNDPKLTEIAKDIRTTNLPIGPVGKSVELFQVTTAVIFDYTPYPNAAKAYLQFMFEEQQMAEWITSSAGYCCQTLKAFDNNPVWTADPNNAAYAKASATLRPNGFAGPLGYASAATMADYVLVDMFAKAVTGQATPQEAMEEAEKRANRYYRV, encoded by the coding sequence ATGAAATTCACCAGACGCGACGTGATCCGCACAACCGCCGGCGCGGCGGCGGGAGTCTTGGGAAGCCGGTTCGCCAGCTCACCCGCCTTTGCCCAGGAGGGATTGCAGTACAAGCCCGAGGATGGCGCAAAGCTGCGGCTGCTGCGTTGGTCGCCGTTCGTACAGGGCGATGAGGATCAATGGCTGGCCAACACCAAGCGGTTCACCGAGGCGACAGGTGTCGAGGTCCGCGTCGACAAGGAAAGCTGGGAGGACATCCGCCCCAAGGCGGCGGTCGCCGCCAATGTCGGCTCCGGCCCGGATCTGATGCTGGTCTGGTTCGACGACCCGCACCAGTATCCCGACAAACTGCACGACGTGACGGAGCTGGGCGAGTATCTGGGCACGAAATATGGCGGCTGGCACGACGGACCAAAGCAATATGCGACGCGGGAGGGGAAATTCCTCGGCCTGCCGCTGGCCACCATCGGCAACGCCATCGTCTATCGGGAAAGCTGGGTAAAGGAGGCTGGTTTCTCGGAGTTTCCGAAGGACACGGCAGGTTTGCTCGAGCTTTGCAAGGCCTTGCAGGCAAAGGGGCATCCGGCCGGCTTCACGCACGGCCACGGCGTCGGCGACGGCAACAACTACGCTCACTGGCTGCTGTGGAGCCACGGCGGCCAGATGGTCGACGAGAGCGGAAAGGTAACGATCAACAGCCCCGAGACCCTCAAGTCGATCGAATACGCGCAGGAACTCTACAAGACCTTCATTCCCGGCACCGAAAGCTGGCTCGACGTCAACAACAACCGCGCCTTCCTGGCCGGCGAACTCAGTGTCATCGCCAACGGCATTTCCGCCTACAACACGGCCAAGATCAACAAGGACAATGATCCGAAACTGACTGAAATCGCCAAGGACATCCGCACGACCAACCTGCCGATCGGTCCCGTCGGCAAATCCGTCGAGCTGTTCCAGGTGACCACGGCCGTGATCTTCGACTACACGCCCTACCCCAATGCGGCCAAGGCCTATCTGCAGTTCATGTTCGAGGAACAGCAAATGGCGGAGTGGATCACCTCCTCGGCCGGCTACTGCTGCCAGACGCTCAAAGCCTTCGACAACAATCCCGTGTGGACGGCCGACCCGAACAATGCCGCCTACGCCAAGGCTTCGGCGACGCTGCGTCCGAACGGCTTTGCCGGGCCGCTCGGCTATGCCTCGGCGGCGACCATGGCCGACTATGTGCTGGTCGACATGTTCGCCAAGGCCGTGACCGGCCAGGCCACGCCCCAGGAGGCGATGGAAGAGGCGGAGAAGCGCGCAAACCGGTACTATCGCGTTTGA
- the ugpC gene encoding sn-glycerol-3-phosphate ABC transporter ATP-binding protein UgpC, translating to MASVAIGDVYKSFGTVEILHGVSVDIDDGEFVTLVGPSGCGKSTLLRMIAGLEKISRGQIAIGERVVNNVAPKERDVAMVFQNYALYPHMTVAENMAFSLMLKGVSKAESGASVQRAAEILGLVPLLARYPRQLSGGQRQRVAMGRAIVRDPAVFLFDEPLSNLDAKLRVQMRAEIKELHQRLKTTTVYVTHDQIEAMTMADKIVVMHDGLVEQIGPPLELYDRPNNLFVASFIGSPAMNMLRGEIATDSGSLSFRGSGGISLPLAAAPSDHNGEPVVLGIRPEHLQLSDNQGIPVTVVVVEPTGSEVQLIGRTEGGEEIVANFRERHSFTPGETIHLTAEPGLIHLFHGETGQRFATRTEP from the coding sequence ATGGCGTCTGTCGCGATTGGCGATGTCTATAAATCATTCGGCACCGTCGAGATTCTCCACGGCGTCAGCGTGGACATAGATGACGGCGAGTTCGTCACGCTGGTCGGGCCGTCGGGCTGCGGAAAATCGACCCTTCTCAGGATGATCGCCGGCCTGGAAAAGATTTCGCGCGGCCAGATCGCGATTGGCGAGCGTGTCGTCAACAATGTTGCGCCAAAAGAGCGCGACGTCGCCATGGTCTTCCAGAATTACGCGCTCTACCCGCATATGACCGTCGCCGAGAACATGGCGTTCTCGCTCATGCTCAAGGGTGTTTCGAAAGCCGAAAGCGGCGCCAGCGTTCAACGCGCCGCCGAAATCCTTGGGCTGGTGCCGTTGCTGGCGCGCTATCCCCGGCAGCTTTCCGGCGGCCAGCGCCAGCGCGTCGCCATGGGCCGGGCGATCGTGCGCGATCCGGCGGTCTTCCTGTTCGACGAGCCGCTGTCCAATCTCGACGCCAAGCTCAGGGTGCAGATGCGCGCCGAGATCAAGGAACTGCACCAGCGCCTGAAGACCACGACAGTCTATGTCACCCACGACCAGATCGAGGCCATGACCATGGCCGACAAGATCGTGGTCATGCATGACGGCCTGGTCGAGCAGATCGGCCCGCCGCTGGAACTCTACGACCGGCCGAACAATCTTTTTGTCGCCAGCTTCATCGGCTCGCCGGCCATGAACATGCTCAGGGGTGAAATCGCAACTGACAGCGGCTCATTGTCGTTTCGGGGCTCCGGCGGGATTTCGCTGCCGCTGGCCGCGGCACCTTCCGACCACAATGGCGAGCCGGTGGTTCTGGGAATACGGCCCGAGCATTTGCAGCTGTCCGACAACCAGGGCATTCCGGTCACCGTCGTGGTGGTCGAGCCGACAGGGTCGGAAGTGCAGCTCATCGGCCGGACAGAAGGCGGCGAAGAGATCGTCGCGAATTTCCGGGAACGCCATTCCTTCACGCCGGGCGAAACCATTCACCTTACGGCCGAGCCCGGCCTCATTCATCTCTTCCACGGCGAAACCGGACAGCGATTCGCAACGCGTACCGAGCCGTAG